A window of Aricia agestis chromosome 3, ilAriAges1.1, whole genome shotgun sequence contains these coding sequences:
- the LOC121725551 gene encoding uncharacterized protein LOC121725551: MLNTLRGTSPLSETMSDTTLERNRAEKALLTKNHSQSQVILHKMHTNLKNYADKNGNDVSKNVHTGRKTFAFWTLICLLFLLAICNLVLTFTILAVLRLGHGLESMEFLPEHNAIKFFGETNLDHIYKRDGLIESFQDVPMSISSDEGSVLFNLQSRLSRSDTKILVNTSGVYFKGVNTFEVTDPVTGEQVFSTANPEITVAESLNNLIAKQISTKRISSPVDKNLTIRSESSAYLRGAEGTRMESKELYWNADQDIYLKSINGSVVLSGKEGVYVDVRNLPMAMPMNKTEKYHVTGQFKVCVCMPQGKLFRIAVPTGQKVTCSHVNMTGDLNPCN, translated from the exons ATGTTAAACACCTTGCGCGGCACTTCGCCTTTATCTGAAACAATGTCGGACACAACCTTAGAAAGAAATCGAGCTGAAAAGGCCTTATTGACAAAAAACCATTCACAGAGCCAAGTAATACTCCACAAAATGCATACGAACCTGAAGAATTACGCTGACAAAAACGGCAACGATGTGTCCAAGAATGTACACACGGGTAGAAAAACTTTTGCATTTTGGACACTTATTTGCTTGTTATTCTTACTAGCGATTTGCAATCTTGTACTTACTTTTACGATTCTTGCTGTTTTAAGACTTGGTCACG GTCTCGAAAGCATGGAGTTTCTCCCTGAACACAATGCAATAAAATTTTTTGGTGAAACAAACCTGGATCATATTTATAAAAGAGATGGACTAATTGAGAGTTTTCAAGATGTTCCCATGAGTATTTCAAGTGACGAAGGATCTGTATTATTTAACTTACAGTCACG tttatcgagATCAGATACGAAGATATTGGTTAACACCTCAGGAGTATATTTCAAGGGTGTGAACACGTTTGAGGTGACAGACCCGGTGACAGGAGAGCAGGTGTTCAGCACTGCCAATCCGGAGATCACAGTCGCTGAGTCGTTAAACAATTTGATTGCTAAG CAAATCTCCACAAAACGCATATCATCACCTGTGGACAAGAACCTGACCATTCGTTCGGAGTCCTCGGCTTATTTACGAGGAGCAGAAGGCACAAGAATGGAATCCAAGGAACTCTACTGGAATGCCGATCAGGATATTTATCTTAAGTCTATAAATGGATCAGTAGTATTGAGTGGCAAAGAGGGTGTCTATGTTGACGTGAGAAACCTACCGATGGCGATGCCCATGAATAaaacggagaaataccatgtgaCGGGTCAATTCAAAGTGTGCGTATGTATGCCACAAGGTAAACTGTTTCGTATTGCGGTGCCCACCGGACAAAAAGTTACATGTTCTCATGTTAATATGACAGGGGACTTGAATCCTTGTAATTAA